One Tissierellales bacterium genomic window, CGCCTAAATATTATATATCGGATGTTTACTTAGCTTCATTAAAAAGACATAAAGAAAGACATGCAAAAAGAGGAAACGGTTTTGGTTATCAAATTAGAGACCTTGATGATATAGCAGGTGCTATAGTGTGTGGAGGTATGGGAAGAGAAAGAAATCTTATAATTGATGAAAGACTTACAGATTTTACACCAGTAACCCATATAAAAGGTGAAATAAACAGACAGTATATTAGAAGAATGACTCCGAGAGAATGGGCAAGATTGCAAGGATTCACTGATGATTTTAAATTTGTAGTAGCAGATACACACCTTTACAATCAATTCGGTAACACTGTTACAATCCCTGTTATTAGTGCCATAGCGAAGAATATAAAAAGGAGCCTTGAAGGAGAAGTCTTAGAAATAGAAAAACCTAGTACTGAACAATTAAATTTTCTTGAAGGAGAAGTCATATGATTAGAGGGAATAAAGGAGAATGGTCCGAAATATATGTCTTATTCAGATTGCTGGCTGAAGGTAAAATATATGCGGCTGATGAAAATCTTAATAAATTAGAAGATATATACTTTCCTATTATAGAAATAATCAGAGAAGAAACTGAGGATAAGCTTAATAAATATAAGACAGGAGATCCTGTTGAGATATATCTAGACGGTAATAAAATTAAAGAGATATCAACGGCTGAATTTAATAAAGAAGCAGACTATTTATTAGAGACTTTAAAATCTGATGAACATAAAAGAGCTTTCGAAATAGAAAAAACTGAAAAGTTTATGAATGAGATAGACTGCTATAAGATTTCAGCTCCGTCATTGGATAAGACTGATATTACAATGAAAATAATAGATATAAATACAGGCTATAGTCCAGCGGTAGGATTTAGTATAAAATCAGAGTTAGGTTCAACCCCTACTCTATTAAATGCAGGGAAAACTACTAACTTCATTTTTAAAATAGAACATGATTATGACGATCTTGTAAAAGAAGCAAATAAGATTTACAGAGTTTCTAGGGGCAAAAATCATACTGATGTTAAGGGACGTATAAAAAAAATTATAGAAGAAGGTGGCAAGTTCAAATATTATGATATGCAAAATCGAACCTTTAAAAATAATCTTGTACTAATAGACAGCAATATGGATAAAATAATTGCCGAAACTTTACTTCATTTTTATAGAGACGGAATAAATGACTGTGCTTCAATGGTTAAAAAACTGGAAGAAGAAAACCCTATGAATTTTGGAAATGTCCATGCATATGGGTATAAGTTTAAAAAGTTTTTATCAGCAGTCGCATTAGGAATGAGACCTGCTACAATTTGGGACGGAATAGATGAAGCGACAGGCGGTTATATAATAGTAACTAAACAAGGCAGAGTTGTAGCCTATCATATATATAACAGAAACTATTTTGAAGATTATCTATTGAATAACACAAAATACGAAACTGCATCAACTTCAAGGCATGAGTTCGGCGAGCTATATCAGGAAGGCGGTAAAGATTTTATAAAGCTGAATTTGCAAGTAAGATTTATATAAAATGACTAAGAAGAATAAACCTATGTCTAGAAGCTAAAAATGAAAGAAATGTTTGTATACAATTATCAGTTATAGATACAAATAAACTAGATGAAGTGATAAAATCTAAGTAAAAACCATAGTGGGAAGATAAACCACTATGGTTTTTACTTGGATCATATATTCATGCAGGATAAATTTATCATTTCCAAAGCAGGGAATTTCAAGAAAAAGTTGAAATTGTTTAAGAGGTATTATAAGATTTACCTGAATGGAGATATACACTGCATGAGTGTTAAAAAGCATTCCATAGGAAAATAATTGGACAGCAACTTTACTTTGAATTAGAACAGTGTGGAAAAAGTAAACATAAATATCTCCAAGTTAAAATTGTAGACGAGGTCATTACAAGGAGTATAACAAAACTTTTGCTTTTTATAAAGGTGTTGTTTTTACTAAGCTAGAGGTATTTCTAAAATTATGGGATGAATGGGATCTATGATTAATTATGATTAAAGCTATATAGATAAAAAGCAGAGATTTAAGAAATAATTAGGAGGAAATTCTGTTGGATAAAAAGAAGAATTATATGTTTCGATCTATAGTTTTAAATCCGTTGGTATTAGTTATCTATAGTGTAATTTGTTTTTATTTATATTCTCTTTTTCAATATGGAGGACTGAAAAGAAAAATTCCCATTATTTTAGGGGGTATTATTCTTTTGATAGTTTGGTTCTTATGGTGTTTTTATAGAAGCAAAAAAGAGAGAAAGAACTTGAGTGAAAAGAATTACCTAGAGACCAATAAATTGAGAATAAGTAAAGCATGGTATTTTGTAGCATTAATTATTTTATTGTCAACTACCTTAGTTACGGGCACAAAGGTATACCAAAGTGCTATTAACTATCAAGGTAAATTATCATGGTTTATCCATGAACTAAAAATTAAACGTAAAATAGAGTTTGTTCATGATAATATTTACCATGATAGCTTGGAGGGTCTTTTTGAGGATATACAAAAAGAGATAACCTTACCAGAAGAATTATATGTTTCCACTGACTTTCGATTAAAATTTAATAAGGGTGGTCAGATTATATCTTTAGATACCTTTTTATATGGAAAGGATCAGGAGGGTGAAACTCAAAGCTTCCTTATAACTTATGATAGAAATAAAGGAGAAGATGTGACCATCTATCTAAACGGTTATGTAGATGCCAATTATAATGAGGAAAAGAAATTACAACCCCTAATGGATCTTGTAGAATGGATTTTACTTGAAGAAACAGTTAGTGGATGGAGTGAAGAACAATACGAGATCTTATATACAGGTTTTTGCAACTGGGGTTATAATAGCGAAGGAATCGTTTATATTGATGAAAATGGAGAGACAAAACAACTGGATCCTCCAAAGGATGAAATAGTAGGTTATACCGTATCTGTTTATGTACCACACAGAGAGGAGAGCATAACACCTATACGCTTTATTCATAATAAGCAC contains:
- a CDS encoding HpaII family restriction endonuclease, which produces MIRGNKGEWSEIYVLFRLLAEGKIYAADENLNKLEDIYFPIIEIIREETEDKLNKYKTGDPVEIYLDGNKIKEISTAEFNKEADYLLETLKSDEHKRAFEIEKTEKFMNEIDCYKISAPSLDKTDITMKIIDINTGYSPAVGFSIKSELGSTPTLLNAGKTTNFIFKIEHDYDDLVKEANKIYRVSRGKNHTDVKGRIKKIIEEGGKFKYYDMQNRTFKNNLVLIDSNMDKIIAETLLHFYRDGINDCASMVKKLEEENPMNFGNVHAYGYKFKKFLSAVALGMRPATIWDGIDEATGGYIIVTKQGRVVAYHIYNRNYFEDYLLNNTKYETASTSRHEFGELYQEGGKDFIKLNLQVRFI